A genomic window from Pseudonocardia broussonetiae includes:
- a CDS encoding biotin carboxylase N-terminal domain-containing protein, translating into MIQKLLVANRGEIAVRVFRTARALGIATVAVHSDPDEGAPFVAAADEAVRLPGAAPADTYLRGDLVLAAARATGADAVHPGYGFLSENAGFARECAAAGVTFVGPSPEAIAAMGSKIEAKALMGAAGVPVLPGATVTEGSDLAAEGARVGYPLLVKAAFGGGGRGMRVVRSSAELADAVMSARREAASAFGDGTVFLERFVVDPRHVEVQILGDAHGSVVALFERECSIQRRYQKIVEEAPSPAVDDALRAELGAAAIAAGKALSYVGAGTVEFVLDADGAFHFLEVNTRLQVEHPVTELVTGLDLVALQLRVAEGEPLPAEVHDARITGHAIEARLYAEDVPAGFLPATGTLHAFSVPGGVRVDTGVADGSVVGPHYDPMLAKVIAHGPTRTAAARALAAALQGARVHGVVTNRDLLVGVLREPDFLAGRTDTGYLDRHPDLLDPPEDDAARDRVALHAVAAALARQAAHRAQARVLGGMPSGWRNVAGQPQRVSFTAGERTIEVAYRFRRDGVEVAVDGVPLDVVLHAAAPSSVELTVGGVRRTLSVHTVDGTSYVDGPLGSTTLVGVPRFVDPSEAQQPGSLLAPMPGAVLRVLAEPGATVTAGQALVVLEAMKMEHTVAAPADGELTELHVVAGDQVSTGQVLAVVTGDTA; encoded by the coding sequence GTGATCCAGAAGTTGCTGGTCGCCAACCGCGGCGAGATCGCCGTCCGGGTGTTCCGCACCGCGCGGGCGCTCGGGATCGCCACCGTCGCCGTGCACTCCGACCCCGACGAGGGCGCGCCGTTCGTGGCCGCCGCCGACGAGGCCGTGCGCCTGCCCGGCGCCGCGCCCGCCGACACCTACCTCCGCGGCGACCTGGTGCTCGCCGCCGCGCGCGCCACCGGCGCCGATGCGGTCCACCCCGGCTACGGGTTCCTCTCGGAGAACGCCGGCTTCGCGCGCGAGTGCGCCGCGGCGGGCGTCACGTTCGTCGGGCCCTCGCCGGAGGCGATCGCCGCGATGGGCTCCAAGATCGAGGCCAAGGCGCTGATGGGGGCGGCCGGGGTGCCGGTGCTGCCCGGCGCCACCGTCACCGAGGGCTCCGACCTCGCGGCCGAGGGCGCGCGCGTCGGCTACCCGCTGCTGGTCAAGGCCGCGTTCGGCGGCGGCGGGCGCGGGATGCGGGTGGTTCGCTCCTCGGCGGAGCTGGCCGACGCGGTCATGAGCGCCCGGCGCGAGGCCGCGTCGGCGTTCGGCGACGGCACGGTGTTCCTGGAGCGGTTCGTCGTCGACCCCCGCCACGTCGAGGTGCAGATCCTGGGCGACGCCCACGGGTCGGTGGTCGCGCTGTTCGAGCGGGAGTGCTCGATCCAGCGGCGCTACCAGAAGATCGTCGAGGAGGCGCCGTCGCCGGCCGTCGACGACGCGCTGCGCGCCGAGCTGGGCGCGGCCGCGATCGCGGCGGGCAAGGCGCTGTCCTACGTGGGCGCGGGCACCGTCGAGTTCGTGCTCGACGCCGACGGGGCCTTCCACTTCCTGGAGGTCAACACGCGCCTGCAGGTGGAGCACCCGGTCACCGAGCTGGTCACCGGGCTCGACCTGGTCGCGCTGCAGCTGCGCGTCGCGGAGGGGGAGCCGCTGCCCGCCGAGGTGCACGACGCCCGGATCACCGGGCACGCGATCGAGGCGCGGCTCTACGCCGAGGACGTGCCGGCGGGGTTCCTGCCGGCGACCGGCACGCTGCACGCGTTCTCGGTGCCGGGCGGCGTCCGCGTCGACACCGGCGTCGCGGACGGGTCGGTCGTCGGCCCGCACTACGACCCGATGCTGGCCAAGGTCATCGCGCACGGCCCCACGCGCACCGCCGCCGCCCGGGCCCTGGCCGCCGCGCTGCAGGGGGCGCGCGTGCACGGCGTCGTCACGAACCGCGACCTTCTCGTCGGCGTCCTGCGCGAGCCCGACTTCCTCGCCGGACGCACCGACACCGGCTACCTCGACCGCCATCCCGACCTGCTCGACCCGCCCGAGGACGACGCCGCCCGCGACCGGGTCGCGCTGCACGCCGTGGCCGCCGCGCTGGCCCGCCAGGCCGCGCACCGGGCGCAGGCGCGGGTGCTCGGCGGGATGCCGTCGGGGTGGCGCAACGTCGCCGGGCAGCCGCAGCGGGTGTCGTTCACGGCGGGGGAGCGCACCATCGAGGTCGCGTACCGGTTCCGCCGCGACGGCGTCGAGGTGGCCGTCGACGGGGTGCCGCTCGACGTGGTGCTGCACGCGGCCGCCCCGTCGTCGGTGGAGCTGACCGTCGGCGGGGTGCGCCGGACGCTGTCGGTGCACACCGTCGACGGCACGTCCTACGTCGACGGCCCGCTCGGCTCCACCACGCTCGTCGGGGTGCCGCGGTTCGTCGACCCGTCGGAGGCGCAGCAGCCCGGGTCGCTGCTCGCGCCGATGCCGGGCGCGGTGCTGCGGGTGCTGGCCGAGCCGGGCGCCACCGTCACCGCCGGTCAGGCGCTGGTCGTGCTCGAGGCGATGAAGATGGAGCACACGGTCGCGGCGCCGGCCGACGGCGAGCTGACGGAGCTGCACGTCGTGGCGGGTGACCAGGTCTCGACGGGCCAGGTGCTCGCCGTGGTGACCGGCGACACGGCCTAA
- a CDS encoding 3-hydroxyacyl-CoA dehydrogenase produces the protein MDINGAVAVVTGGASGLGLATTEKLLDAGASVVILDLPSSAGPDVAEKLGDRVRFAPADVTDEAGVSAALDVAAELGPLRVAVNCAGTGDAIRVLGKKGVYPLDKFARIVSINLIGTFNVLRLAAERMAATEIVDGERGVIVNTASVAAFDGQIGQAAYSASKGGVVGMTLPIARDLAGAMIRVVTIAPGLFDTPLLASLPEEARVSLGQQVPHPSRLGQPAEFGALVTHIVENQMLNGEVIRLDGAIRMGPR, from the coding sequence GTGGACATCAACGGAGCCGTCGCGGTCGTGACGGGTGGGGCCTCCGGGCTCGGCCTGGCCACCACGGAGAAGCTGCTCGACGCCGGTGCGTCGGTCGTCATCCTGGACCTGCCGTCCTCCGCCGGGCCCGACGTCGCCGAGAAGCTGGGCGACCGCGTGCGGTTCGCGCCCGCCGACGTCACCGACGAGGCCGGCGTCTCCGCCGCCCTCGACGTCGCCGCCGAGCTGGGCCCGCTGCGCGTGGCCGTCAACTGCGCCGGCACCGGCGACGCGATCCGCGTGCTCGGCAAGAAGGGCGTCTACCCGCTCGACAAGTTCGCCCGCATCGTCTCGATCAACCTCATCGGCACGTTCAACGTCCTGCGGCTCGCGGCCGAGCGCATGGCCGCCACCGAGATCGTCGACGGCGAGCGCGGCGTCATCGTCAACACCGCCTCGGTGGCCGCGTTCGACGGCCAGATCGGCCAGGCCGCCTACTCGGCGTCGAAGGGCGGGGTGGTGGGCATGACGCTGCCGATCGCCCGCGACCTCGCCGGCGCGATGATCCGCGTCGTCACCATCGCCCCGGGCCTGTTCGACACCCCGCTCCTCGCGTCCCTGCCCGAGGAGGCGCGGGTGTCCCTGGGCCAGCAGGTGCCCCACCCCTCCCGCCTGGGACAGCCCGCCGAGTTCGGGGCGCTGGTCACGCACATCGTGGAGAACCAGATGCTCAACGGTGAGGTCATCCGGCTGGACGGTGCGATCCGGATGGGGCCGCGGTAA
- a CDS encoding crotonase/enoyl-CoA hydratase family protein, producing MSDEVLVERRGAVLVITINRPQAKNALNKAVSDGIAAAVDELDASDELWAGVLTGAGGTFSAGMDLKAFLTGERPFIEGRGLCGITQAPPRKPLIGAAEGWALAGGFELLLACDLVVASRTARFGVPEVKRSLVAAAGGALLLTRRVPTAVAMEMLLTGDPIDAERAAAIGLVNRVTDEGGALEEAVALASTIAANAPLAVAATKRIARSSADWSLDEGWTTQGEIIAPVFSSDDAREGATAFAEKRAPVWKGR from the coding sequence GTGTCCGACGAGGTCCTGGTCGAGCGCCGCGGGGCGGTGCTGGTGATCACCATCAACCGGCCGCAGGCGAAGAACGCCCTGAACAAGGCGGTGTCCGACGGCATCGCCGCCGCCGTCGACGAGCTGGACGCCTCCGACGAGCTGTGGGCCGGCGTGCTGACCGGGGCGGGCGGGACGTTCTCCGCGGGCATGGACCTCAAGGCGTTCCTCACGGGCGAGCGGCCGTTCATCGAGGGCCGCGGGCTCTGCGGGATCACCCAGGCCCCGCCGCGCAAGCCGCTGATCGGGGCGGCCGAGGGGTGGGCGCTGGCGGGCGGGTTCGAGCTGCTGCTGGCCTGCGACCTCGTCGTCGCCTCCCGCACGGCCCGGTTCGGGGTGCCGGAGGTGAAGCGGTCGCTCGTGGCCGCGGCGGGGGGCGCGCTGCTGCTCACCCGGCGCGTGCCGACCGCCGTCGCGATGGAGATGCTCCTGACCGGCGACCCGATCGACGCCGAGCGGGCCGCCGCGATCGGCCTGGTCAACCGGGTCACCGACGAGGGCGGCGCCCTCGAGGAGGCCGTCGCGCTGGCGTCGACCATCGCGGCGAACGCCCCGCTCGCGGTGGCCGCCACCAAGCGCATCGCCCGGTCGAGCGCCGACTGGTCGCTCGACGAGGGCTGGACGACGCAGGGCGAGATCATCGCGCCGGTGTTCTCCTCCGACGACGCCCGCGAGGGGGCGACGGCGTTCGCCGAGAAGCGGGCGCCGGTGTGGAAGGGCCGGTAG
- a CDS encoding SpoIIE family protein phosphatase, with amino-acid sequence MATDPSPDTNPLFSGGGELGRVMAAHDWAATPVGPPETWPAELRSVVRILLTSRFSMWMGWGPELAFFYNDAYQRDTLRAKHPWALGRPAHEVWAEIWDDIGPRVRQVVETGEATWDEALLLVLERAGYPEETYHTFSYSPLDDAGGRIDGMLCVVSEDTERVLSERRLRVLSELGEISAATAPTVDEACRATLAALEHGRTDVPFASVYLLDGTGAVHRTAAFGMTDDPRILPDVLDADSPLWPVLQTGAPQVLTGLAEEFKGLFLPTGHIDDAVEPDAAVCVPLVGGGTGSPLGVLTTGVSPFRALDTEYRRFLDLVAGQVNRAIADAQAYQAQRSRADELAELDRAKTEFFTGVSHELRTPLTLIAGPTEDALADRDHPLAPPHRARLEVVRRNSGRLRRLVDTLLDFARLEGGRLVPQRTAVDLAGLTRGIAESFAPAVTRAGLGFVVECPALPSTVAVDVDMWEKIVLNLLSNAVKYTLAGGVTVALRPTDDDGVRLDVTDTGIGVPEDDLPLLFQRFHRVQHASGRSREGTGIGLALVAELAALHGGTVGVTSVLDEGSTFSVLLPPSASTGAPPTSARVSAAAQRYREEALQWASSDDDLDPIVALDAGSTAGASVLVAEDNSDLRRFLYGLLTPHYRVLVVADGHEALAVARAEKPDLVLTDVMMPGIDGFALLAALRADPATATTPVVMLSARAGEDAAIEGLAAGADDYLVKPFSSADLLARVRSNLQLARVRNHESAWRNALINAMQDGLFVIGREWAVEEVNDAFAAILGYGPEGLPYTLPHPWWPGQDDDADHVAAIDAAFATVRAEGGGSFVLPARHRDGRLLWIEVVIAQAPDREGGERLVLVGTLRDVTGRRRITERDRLLADTGRLLGRPGDLADRLDDLVAAASPLLGDLAIVFLARPDGTQAVAAVHHRDPAVADAVRALPPRRPVLDLHGGRAFAIDEMPPGSPLEGGGVVFRGALVVPLVVAGRLLGALVFVSTGAPRVHDDTDVDTAEELGRRVALMIETDRLATRERQLHEVTAALAAAGTVDDAAHVLATGIVEATGAVSVSVTLPGPGGPHAVHQIGDPRGVPSVVDAMRTGVPTWRADGDDAGAALPLTVGERVVGALAVGFRGTRAFDDDERAFLHTLASDAGLAFERAALADTRRELADTLQRSLLPPALPDHDRVTLAARYLPASSGSRTGGDWYDVLPLDDNLVAIVVGDVVGQGPRAAAVMGQLRSALSAYLLQTHSPAEALTWLNRWSHRVPGARASTAIGVVLDTRTGDLRWARAGHPPPLVLGPDGSATYLEDAQGAVLGVRGGPPFTEGATTLAPGSTVILYTDGLVERRTEIVDVGFARLASAGADHATSPVEELVPAILHAALDGSGPADDVALIVARLRPPVLAGRGPARPDQLAVVRRDVAAWITAAALPEEVGDDLQLALGEALANSVEHAYRDRAPGEYRYRLDQRADGSVEAEVTDEGDWRPPPADPGYRGRGLMVIDRLAQDVVVEHSGEGTRIAFTMSPMVDGPPRVPGAPEPGVPGTEVRAGLQVHDGPRLVLAGELDVATVPGLRDRVLAAVADAPGEVVVDVTGVTHLASAGIGLLLEIAATVPHGVRVRVVPGSPTARILQLTELEDALRVEP; translated from the coding sequence ATGGCCACCGATCCGTCCCCCGACACCAACCCCCTCTTCTCCGGAGGCGGGGAGCTCGGCCGCGTCATGGCGGCCCACGACTGGGCCGCCACGCCGGTCGGTCCGCCGGAGACGTGGCCCGCCGAGCTGCGCAGCGTCGTCCGCATCCTGCTGACGTCGCGCTTCTCGATGTGGATGGGCTGGGGCCCCGAGCTCGCGTTCTTCTACAACGACGCCTACCAGCGCGACACGCTGCGCGCGAAGCACCCGTGGGCGCTGGGCCGCCCCGCGCACGAGGTGTGGGCGGAGATCTGGGACGACATCGGCCCGCGGGTGCGCCAGGTCGTCGAGACCGGCGAGGCGACGTGGGACGAGGCCCTGCTGCTCGTCCTGGAGCGGGCGGGCTACCCCGAGGAGACCTACCACACATTCTCCTACAGCCCGCTCGACGACGCCGGGGGCCGCATCGACGGCATGCTCTGCGTCGTCAGCGAGGACACCGAGCGCGTGCTCAGCGAGCGCCGCCTGCGCGTGCTCAGCGAGCTCGGGGAGATCTCCGCGGCCACCGCTCCGACCGTCGACGAGGCCTGCCGGGCGACGCTGGCGGCGCTGGAGCACGGCCGCACCGACGTCCCGTTCGCGTCGGTCTACCTGCTCGACGGCACCGGCGCGGTCCACCGCACCGCCGCCTTCGGCATGACCGACGACCCGCGCATCCTCCCCGACGTGCTCGACGCCGACTCGCCGCTGTGGCCGGTGCTGCAGACCGGCGCCCCGCAGGTCCTCACCGGGCTCGCCGAGGAGTTCAAGGGCCTGTTCCTGCCCACCGGCCACATCGACGACGCCGTCGAGCCCGACGCGGCCGTGTGCGTCCCGCTCGTCGGTGGCGGGACCGGCAGCCCGCTCGGCGTGCTGACCACCGGCGTGAGCCCGTTCCGCGCGCTCGACACCGAGTACCGGCGGTTCCTGGACCTGGTCGCCGGGCAGGTCAACCGGGCCATCGCCGACGCCCAGGCCTACCAGGCGCAGCGCAGCCGGGCCGACGAGCTCGCCGAGCTCGACCGCGCCAAGACCGAGTTCTTCACCGGCGTCAGCCACGAGCTGCGCACCCCGCTGACGCTCATCGCCGGCCCCACCGAGGACGCCCTCGCCGACCGCGACCACCCGCTCGCGCCCCCGCACCGGGCGCGGCTGGAGGTCGTGCGGCGCAACAGCGGGCGGCTGCGACGGCTCGTCGACACGCTGCTCGACTTCGCCCGCCTGGAGGGCGGGCGGCTGGTGCCGCAGCGCACCGCCGTCGACCTCGCCGGGCTCACCCGCGGCATCGCCGAGTCCTTCGCCCCCGCCGTCACCCGCGCGGGGCTCGGCTTCGTGGTCGAGTGCCCCGCGCTGCCGTCCACCGTCGCCGTCGACGTGGACATGTGGGAGAAGATCGTCCTCAATCTGCTGTCCAACGCGGTGAAGTACACGCTGGCGGGCGGGGTCACCGTCGCGCTGCGGCCCACCGACGACGACGGTGTCCGCCTCGACGTCACCGACACCGGCATCGGGGTCCCCGAGGACGACCTGCCCCTGCTGTTCCAGCGCTTCCACCGCGTGCAGCACGCCTCGGGCCGCAGCCGCGAGGGCACCGGCATCGGGCTGGCGCTGGTCGCCGAGCTGGCGGCGCTGCACGGCGGCACCGTCGGCGTCACGAGCGTCCTGGACGAGGGCTCGACGTTCTCGGTGCTGCTGCCGCCGTCCGCCTCGACCGGCGCCCCGCCCACGAGCGCCCGCGTGTCGGCGGCGGCCCAGCGCTACCGCGAGGAGGCCCTGCAGTGGGCCTCCTCCGACGACGACCTCGACCCGATCGTCGCCCTCGACGCCGGGTCGACGGCCGGGGCCAGCGTGCTCGTCGCCGAGGACAACAGCGACCTGCGCCGGTTCCTCTACGGCCTGCTGACCCCGCACTACCGCGTGCTCGTCGTGGCCGACGGGCACGAGGCCCTCGCCGTGGCCCGGGCCGAGAAGCCCGACCTGGTCCTGACCGACGTGATGATGCCGGGGATCGACGGGTTCGCGCTGCTCGCGGCCCTGCGCGCCGACCCGGCCACGGCCACGACCCCGGTCGTGATGCTCTCGGCCCGCGCGGGTGAGGACGCCGCGATCGAGGGCCTCGCCGCCGGCGCCGACGACTACCTCGTCAAGCCGTTCTCCTCGGCCGACCTGCTCGCCCGCGTGCGGTCGAACCTGCAGCTCGCCCGCGTGCGCAACCACGAGTCGGCCTGGCGCAACGCGCTGATCAACGCCATGCAGGACGGGCTGTTCGTGATCGGCCGCGAGTGGGCGGTCGAGGAGGTCAACGACGCCTTCGCGGCCATCCTCGGGTACGGGCCCGAGGGGCTGCCCTACACGCTGCCGCACCCCTGGTGGCCGGGGCAGGACGACGACGCCGACCACGTCGCGGCGATCGACGCGGCCTTCGCGACCGTGCGCGCGGAGGGCGGCGGCAGCTTCGTGCTGCCCGCGCGGCACCGCGACGGACGGCTGCTGTGGATCGAGGTGGTCATCGCCCAGGCGCCCGACCGCGAGGGCGGCGAGCGCCTGGTCCTGGTGGGCACGCTGCGCGACGTCACCGGGCGCAGGCGGATCACCGAGCGCGACCGCCTGCTCGCCGACACCGGGCGCCTGCTCGGCCGCCCCGGCGACCTCGCCGACCGGCTCGACGACCTCGTCGCCGCGGCGTCGCCCCTGCTCGGCGACCTGGCGATCGTCTTCCTGGCCCGCCCCGACGGCACCCAGGCCGTCGCCGCCGTGCACCACCGCGACCCCGCCGTGGCCGACGCCGTCCGCGCGCTCCCGCCGCGCCGGCCCGTCCTCGACCTGCACGGCGGGCGGGCGTTCGCGATCGACGAGATGCCGCCCGGCTCGCCGCTCGAGGGCGGCGGGGTGGTGTTCCGCGGGGCGCTGGTCGTGCCGCTCGTCGTCGCGGGACGCCTGCTCGGGGCGCTGGTGTTCGTCAGCACCGGGGCGCCGCGCGTGCACGACGACACCGACGTCGACACCGCCGAGGAGCTGGGCCGCCGCGTCGCGCTGATGATCGAGACCGACCGGCTGGCCACCCGCGAGCGCCAGCTCCACGAGGTCACCGCGGCGCTCGCCGCCGCCGGCACCGTCGACGACGCCGCGCACGTGCTCGCCACCGGGATCGTCGAGGCGACCGGCGCGGTGTCGGTCTCGGTCACCCTCCCCGGGCCCGGCGGCCCGCACGCGGTGCACCAGATCGGCGACCCGCGCGGCGTGCCGTCCGTCGTCGACGCGATGCGGACCGGCGTGCCCACCTGGCGCGCCGACGGCGACGACGCCGGCGCCGCGCTGCCGCTGACGGTCGGCGAGCGCGTGGTGGGCGCCCTGGCCGTCGGGTTCCGCGGCACCCGCGCCTTCGACGACGACGAGCGCGCGTTCCTGCACACCCTCGCCAGCGACGCCGGGCTGGCGTTCGAGCGCGCGGCGCTGGCCGACACCCGCCGCGAGCTCGCCGACACGCTGCAGCGCAGCCTGCTGCCGCCCGCGCTGCCCGACCACGACCGCGTCACGCTCGCCGCCCGCTACCTGCCCGCGTCCTCGGGCAGCCGCACCGGCGGCGACTGGTACGACGTGCTGCCGCTGGACGACAACCTCGTCGCGATCGTCGTCGGCGACGTCGTCGGGCAGGGGCCGCGCGCCGCCGCCGTCATGGGGCAGCTGCGCAGCGCCCTCTCGGCCTACCTGCTGCAGACCCACTCCCCCGCCGAGGCGCTGACCTGGCTCAACCGCTGGTCGCACCGCGTCCCGGGCGCCCGCGCCAGCACCGCGATCGGCGTCGTCCTCGACACCCGCACCGGCGACCTGCGCTGGGCCCGCGCCGGGCACCCGCCGCCGCTCGTGCTGGGCCCCGACGGCTCGGCGACCTACCTGGAGGACGCCCAGGGCGCGGTCCTCGGCGTGCGCGGCGGCCCGCCGTTCACCGAGGGAGCCACCACCCTGGCGCCGGGGTCGACGGTGATCCTCTACACCGACGGGCTGGTCGAGCGGCGGACCGAGATCGTCGACGTCGGGTTCGCCCGGCTCGCCTCCGCGGGCGCGGACCACGCGACCAGCCCCGTCGAGGAGCTCGTGCCCGCGATCCTGCATGCCGCGCTGGACGGGTCCGGCCCCGCCGACGACGTCGCCCTGATCGTCGCCCGGCTGCGCCCGCCGGTCCTGGCCGGGCGCGGGCCCGCGCGCCCCGACCAGCTCGCGGTGGTGCGCCGCGACGTCGCCGCGTGGATCACCGCCGCCGCGCTGCCGGAGGAGGTCGGCGACGACCTGCAGCTCGCGCTGGGCGAGGCGCTCGCCAACTCCGTCGAGCACGCCTACCGCGACCGCGCCCCCGGCGAGTACCGCTACCGGCTCGACCAGCGGGCCGACGGCTCCGTGGAGGCCGAGGTCACCGACGAGGGCGACTGGCGACCGCCGCCCGCCGACCCCGGCTACCGCGGTCGCGGCCTGATGGTGATCGATCGGCTGGCGCAGGACGTCGTCGTCGAGCACTCCGGGGAGGGCACGCGGATCGCGTTCACGATGAGCCCGATGGTCGACGGGCCGCCGCGGGTCCCCGGCGCGCCCGAGCCGGGGGTGCCGGGCACCGAGGTGCGCGCCGGGCTGCAGGTGCACGACGGGCCGCGCCTGGTGCTGGCGGGCGAGCTCGACGTCGCCACCGTGCCCGGCCTGCGCGACCGCGTGCTGGCGGCCGTCGCGGACGCCCCGGGCGAGGTCGTCGTCGACGTCACCGGGGTGACGCACCTGGCCAGCGCCGGCATCGGGCTGCTGCTGGAGATCGCCGCGACGGTGCCGCACGGCGTCCGCGTCCGGGTCGTGCCGGGCAGTCCGACGGCCCGGATCCTGCAGCTCACCGAGCTGGAGGACGCGCTGCGCGTCGAGCCCTGA
- a CDS encoding CynX/NimT family MFS transporter: MTSTAPPPTRSAPGTSTALLVLAIVVVALNLRGPIVAISPVLDAIRADLGIGAGTAGLLTSLPVLCFALATPLASLLLARAGLERGVLIALGALLAGTVLRSADGSGPDGLWAVVAGTLVIGAAITVGNVAVPVVVGRDVPARRAGIVLGGYTAALNVGSMIMLSFTVPLTAGLGWRAALAAWGAVAVLAAGIWWLGTRGNARRAAEAAAVDEGDAGGPVWWRRPIVWMLTIAFGGQAFSYYGVTAWLPLLLHDRLGMDPAAAGVSASVFQVAAVAGAFGVPVLLRRGAGPLPALLAVCAAWAALPLGLLLAPHLWLVWCALGGVAQGGGFTVIFSIVVRAARGPAESRRMSALVQGGGYLVAATGPAVVGAVHEATGTWAVPLLVVLGAIAVLTAAGAAAARASVHRHEHGSAVPRPV; encoded by the coding sequence GTGACGTCCACGGCCCCGCCCCCCACCCGCTCCGCCCCCGGCACCAGCACGGCCCTGCTGGTGCTCGCGATCGTCGTGGTCGCGCTCAACCTGCGCGGCCCGATCGTCGCCATCTCCCCCGTGCTCGACGCGATCCGCGCCGATCTGGGCATCGGCGCGGGCACCGCGGGGCTGCTCACCAGCCTCCCGGTGCTGTGCTTCGCCCTGGCGACGCCGCTGGCCTCGCTGCTGCTCGCCCGCGCCGGGCTGGAGCGCGGGGTGCTGATCGCGCTGGGCGCGCTGCTCGCGGGCACCGTCCTGCGGTCGGCGGACGGGTCGGGCCCCGACGGGCTGTGGGCGGTCGTCGCCGGCACGCTCGTCATCGGCGCCGCGATCACGGTGGGGAACGTCGCGGTGCCGGTGGTGGTCGGTCGAGACGTCCCCGCGCGCCGGGCCGGGATCGTGCTCGGCGGCTACACCGCGGCGCTCAACGTCGGCTCGATGATCATGCTGTCGTTCACGGTGCCGCTGACGGCCGGGCTGGGCTGGCGGGCCGCGCTGGCCGCGTGGGGCGCGGTCGCCGTGCTGGCCGCCGGGATCTGGTGGCTGGGCACGCGCGGCAACGCCCGCCGCGCCGCCGAGGCGGCCGCGGTCGACGAGGGCGACGCCGGCGGCCCGGTGTGGTGGCGGCGCCCGATCGTCTGGATGCTGACGATCGCGTTCGGCGGCCAGGCGTTCTCCTACTACGGCGTCACGGCCTGGCTGCCGCTGCTGCTGCACGACCGGCTCGGCATGGACCCGGCCGCGGCGGGCGTCAGCGCGTCGGTGTTCCAGGTCGCGGCGGTCGCCGGGGCGTTCGGGGTGCCGGTGCTGCTGCGGCGCGGGGCCGGGCCGCTGCCCGCGCTGCTCGCGGTGTGCGCGGCCTGGGCGGCGCTGCCGCTGGGCCTGCTGCTCGCCCCGCACCTGTGGCTCGTGTGGTGCGCGCTCGGCGGGGTCGCGCAGGGCGGCGGGTTCACCGTCATCTTCTCGATCGTCGTGCGGGCCGCGCGTGGCCCGGCGGAGAGCCGCCGCATGTCGGCGCTCGTGCAGGGCGGCGGGTACCTCGTGGCCGCCACCGGGCCGGCCGTCGTCGGGGCCGTGCACGAGGCCACGGGCACCTGGGCGGTGCCGCTGCTGGTCGTGCTCGGCGCCATCGCGGTGCTGACGGCCGCGGGTGCGGCGGCCGCACGGGCGTCGGTCCACCGGCACGAGCACGGGAGCGCCGTCCCACGCCCGGTGTAG